The Leptospiraceae bacterium genome has a segment encoding these proteins:
- a CDS encoding TM2 domain-containing protein has protein sequence MRSNTHSIVFGYILWLFGFTGSHRFYYGKPISGTIYFFTFGLLGIGWLLDIFLIPSLDKGADRKYVGGPINYSIAWILLTYLGVFGLHRFYLRKWFSGLLYLISLGLFGLGILYDFWTLNSQISQQNQYL, from the coding sequence ATGAGGTCGAATACCCATAGTATTGTTTTTGGGTATATCCTGTGGTTGTTTGGTTTTACTGGTTCTCATCGTTTTTATTATGGAAAGCCTATTAGCGGAACTATTTACTTTTTTACTTTTGGATTGTTGGGTATCGGGTGGCTTCTGGATATTTTTTTAATACCTTCATTAGACAAAGGAGCTGATAGAAAATACGTTGGAGGTCCCATCAATTATTCAATTGCTTGGATTTTGTTAACGTATCTTGGTGTCTTTGGATTACATCGTTTTTACTTGCGGAAATGGTTTTCTGGTCTATTGTATCTAATTAGCTTGGGATTATTTGGATTGGGGATTTTATATGATTTTTGGACACTAAATTCACAGATATCTCAGCAAAATCAGTATCTATAG
- a CDS encoding lipocalin family protein: MGRKEIINTLLILFIIDCSIPKVPPLKTANFVSLEKYVGEWYEVARLPNRFEKRCKSQPRAYYQIDKENVLRVRNECFDGKNKKIEVHGKAKVVEPNNSKLKVSFVLIFGVPIYIFGGDYWILEVDPNYEWAIVSSPDRDNAWVLSRTPEIQNKETWYKIEDVLKKQNFFICDFLLVESSGNLKKFCE; this comes from the coding sequence GTGGGACGAAAAGAAATTATTAACACTTTATTAATACTTTTTATTATAGATTGTTCTATTCCCAAAGTTCCACCATTAAAAACGGCTAATTTTGTTTCGTTAGAAAAATACGTTGGGGAGTGGTATGAAGTAGCAAGACTTCCCAATCGTTTCGAAAAGAGATGTAAATCCCAACCTCGTGCTTATTATCAAATAGATAAAGAAAATGTCCTTAGGGTTCGAAATGAGTGCTTTGATGGGAAAAACAAAAAAATTGAAGTCCATGGGAAAGCAAAAGTCGTCGAACCAAACAATTCTAAATTAAAAGTTAGTTTTGTTTTGATTTTCGGGGTTCCTATTTACATTTTTGGTGGGGATTACTGGATTTTGGAAGTTGATCCAAATTACGAATGGGCTATTGTGTCCTCACCTGATCGAGACAATGCGTGGGTTTTGAGTCGAACTCCAGAGATTCAAAACAAAGAAACATGGTACAAAATCGAAGATGTACTAAAAAAACAAAATTTTTTCATCTGTGATTTTCTTTTGGTAGAAAGTTCAGGTAATTTAAAAAAGTTTTGTGAATAG
- a CDS encoding NAD-glutamate dehydrogenase, with protein sequence MKSKVEHELFSTFKNLMLNTIPSEYTEIFHQHDLEKFLYERWNFLKFRKNEIQVRCYNSYEVWPFHTSVIEINLKNIPFIVDTALDYLKSEGYKIYEFFNFIFEIQRIKGQIISLSNKKENSQTEESYIYIEIEKISDQKLKEIEKKIQENLKELTLMVDDFLRMKTRIESFSFQSQEFNIEKKWISEHFILMGLWAFDFKKKQNERFGIIKQRHISDAIQQYYNSFNNKLKNEVIHFKESSLISNVKRFKPLLLIFFYNQNSLLIVIGSFASKGEISPRYLIPPMKKKFDLIAEQLNAPVNNFKYKEIYKISQLIPLGILFTRNKEILLEWMSFFLRYLFTSEQKIHISKDYENQGIWVIVIEPQKYAVRQLKIQKNLENHNIKIHTFFRRTYNQFYYSFFFLKSDDLSLHQLYQFLNLNIKTIFYSWYDDLINHILLRDEDIKKKKLSIDYLLKILPEALPNYVKPKEAYHIWKTFEYLLTEKNKIFHVRFGNSISPITENDEITLNIYSLKPFYLSEVFPILESAGFQITSEVTFDFEFQGTKTYLMILFYQNQFPKEYMTKIESGLEELLYQKHTIEKTNSLLILSKLTIREIQWIKTILAYYYQVHKQYSRIYLQEFTIKHIEFCEWLMEFINTSFNPNKYQDKTKQNEILTQLNKYALKITNISEQTIALHLIEILKNIVRTNYFLNYEEITIKVLAKNLSFLKEPKPLFETFVYSSNFEGVHIRSDFIARGGIRFSDRVDDFRVEIFDLMKTQMIKNTVIVPNGAKGGFIIKKPLTPQPELVKEIYKKFIRNLLSITDNLKQKQIQKPEKVICYDSDDPFLVVAADKGTATFSDLANQISEEFHYWLFDAFASGGTYGYDHKKQGITAKGAWESVKKHFSEINIDPEKDEITVIGIGDMSGDVFGNGMLLSKTIKLIAAFNHKHVFIDPNPDPEISFKERERLFREVKGWDHYNPKLISQGGGVFLRDAARIVLSKEIQERFSIPKSEVSGEELIQYILKSKADLLWNGGIGTYIKSSQETHGEVQDPINDHVRVDAKDLQVKVIAEGGNLGLTQKARIEASQKGILLNTDFIDNSGGVDMSDHEVNLKILLNSLVQRKVINLKKRNELIRKFESEMIKRVLSNNKMNNIAISIEKIRLQKESQLLIQWLDYLSKQNVLSHQENPNLPPTNPEIAYIMGRTKLYFKNHFYKERIPLSDFYIQFALKKYFPKALYEEYLDFIIEHPLRYEIFIAYFLNQLINTLGSGHLYFIHQMSNRPFFEILLEFVHFLYLTEFDILQLYEKFYSLPKVELYQFLYELTKRILLIYFHPIPKEKLIPKSIKDFKNHLQSFLKLQPSKNQKEHESFLSAFELSLLYDFFGNGLKYKEFYVSINEKSLLEIKNTLLNLNIRNHQEYKFQYQMLKTFYQLFPKIMLYKNKEKWNHLILKTFYQEQKDLLFMYNLLADIQELISS encoded by the coding sequence ATGAAATCAAAAGTAGAACATGAATTATTTTCTACTTTTAAAAATCTAATGTTAAATACAATTCCTTCAGAGTATACTGAAATTTTTCATCAGCATGATTTAGAAAAATTTTTATATGAAAGATGGAACTTTTTGAAATTCAGAAAAAATGAAATCCAGGTTCGATGTTATAATTCATACGAGGTTTGGCCCTTTCATACGAGTGTTATTGAAATTAACTTAAAAAATATTCCTTTTATTGTTGATACAGCTCTGGATTATTTAAAATCCGAGGGATATAAAATCTATGAATTTTTTAATTTTATTTTCGAAATCCAAAGAATAAAAGGGCAAATTATTTCTCTTTCAAACAAAAAAGAAAATTCCCAAACAGAAGAGTCTTACATTTACATTGAAATAGAAAAAATCTCTGACCAAAAACTAAAAGAAATTGAAAAGAAGATCCAAGAAAACCTAAAAGAACTTACTTTGATGGTTGACGATTTCTTGAGAATGAAAACAAGAATCGAGTCATTTTCTTTTCAATCTCAAGAATTCAACATAGAAAAAAAATGGATTTCAGAACATTTCATATTGATGGGACTATGGGCTTTTGATTTCAAAAAGAAACAAAACGAACGATTTGGTATCATTAAGCAACGACATATATCGGATGCGATTCAACAATACTATAATAGTTTTAATAATAAATTGAAAAATGAAGTGATACATTTTAAAGAATCTTCTTTAATAAGTAATGTAAAAAGATTTAAGCCACTTCTTTTGATATTTTTTTACAATCAAAATTCCCTATTGATTGTTATCGGCAGTTTTGCGAGTAAAGGAGAAATTTCACCCCGCTATCTAATCCCACCTATGAAAAAAAAGTTTGATCTAATTGCAGAACAGTTGAATGCACCTGTGAATAATTTTAAATACAAAGAAATTTATAAAATTTCCCAACTCATTCCTTTGGGTATATTATTTACAAGAAATAAGGAAATCCTTTTGGAATGGATGAGCTTTTTTCTCCGATACTTGTTCACCTCAGAACAAAAAATCCATATCTCAAAAGACTATGAAAATCAAGGTATATGGGTGATTGTAATTGAACCACAAAAATACGCAGTAAGACAATTGAAAATCCAAAAGAATTTAGAAAATCACAATATCAAAATTCATACTTTTTTTCGTAGAACTTACAATCAATTTTATTACTCTTTCTTTTTTCTTAAAAGCGATGATTTATCTTTACATCAACTTTATCAATTTCTTAACCTTAACATAAAGACAATTTTTTATTCTTGGTATGATGATTTGATTAATCATATCTTACTTAGAGATGAGGACATCAAAAAGAAAAAGCTTTCTATAGATTATTTACTAAAAATTTTACCAGAGGCACTACCTAATTACGTAAAGCCAAAAGAGGCCTATCATATTTGGAAGACCTTTGAGTATCTCCTAACAGAGAAAAACAAAATATTCCATGTAAGATTTGGAAATTCCATCTCACCCATAACAGAAAATGATGAAATCACTTTAAATATTTATTCTCTGAAACCTTTTTATCTATCAGAAGTCTTTCCCATTTTGGAAAGTGCTGGTTTTCAAATCACAAGTGAAGTTACTTTTGATTTTGAATTTCAAGGCACAAAAACTTATCTTATGATTCTTTTTTATCAAAATCAGTTTCCAAAAGAATACATGACAAAAATTGAAAGTGGTTTAGAAGAACTTCTTTATCAAAAACACACCATCGAAAAAACCAACTCTTTACTTATTCTTAGTAAACTAACCATAAGAGAAATCCAATGGATTAAAACTATCTTAGCATACTACTATCAGGTCCATAAGCAATATTCAAGAATTTATCTTCAGGAATTTACCATAAAACATATTGAGTTTTGTGAATGGCTGATGGAATTTATAAATACTTCTTTTAATCCAAACAAATATCAAGATAAAACAAAACAAAATGAAATCCTCACACAATTAAATAAATATGCTTTAAAAATCACAAACATTTCAGAACAAACAATTGCCCTACATTTGATTGAAATTTTAAAAAACATCGTAAGGACAAATTACTTTTTAAATTACGAAGAAATTACTATCAAAGTTTTAGCAAAAAACTTAAGTTTTCTTAAAGAACCCAAACCTCTTTTTGAGACATTTGTTTATTCCTCGAACTTCGAAGGAGTCCATATCCGAAGCGACTTTATCGCAAGAGGGGGAATTCGATTTTCGGATCGAGTAGATGATTTTCGAGTAGAAATCTTTGACCTAATGAAAACCCAAATGATTAAAAATACTGTGATTGTGCCTAATGGAGCCAAAGGAGGATTCATTATCAAAAAACCTTTAACACCACAACCAGAATTAGTAAAGGAAATTTATAAAAAATTTATAAGAAACCTACTTTCCATAACGGATAACCTAAAGCAAAAACAAATCCAAAAACCAGAAAAGGTTATATGTTACGACAGCGATGATCCCTTTTTGGTTGTTGCTGCTGATAAAGGAACAGCTACTTTTAGCGATTTAGCAAATCAGATTTCAGAAGAATTCCATTATTGGTTATTTGACGCTTTTGCATCAGGAGGAACTTATGGATATGATCACAAAAAGCAAGGTATTACAGCAAAAGGAGCTTGGGAGTCTGTTAAAAAGCATTTCTCAGAAATCAACATTGATCCCGAAAAAGATGAAATCACTGTGATTGGCATTGGAGATATGAGTGGAGATGTGTTTGGGAATGGAATGCTTCTTTCGAAAACCATAAAACTCATCGCTGCATTCAATCATAAACATGTCTTTATTGATCCCAATCCAGATCCCGAAATCAGCTTTAAAGAAAGAGAACGTCTTTTTCGAGAAGTCAAAGGCTGGGATCATTACAACCCAAAGTTGATTTCACAAGGTGGAGGTGTTTTTTTGAGAGATGCTGCGCGAATTGTTCTTTCAAAAGAAATCCAAGAACGTTTTTCTATTCCAAAAAGTGAAGTTTCAGGAGAAGAACTCATACAATATATCCTAAAAAGCAAAGCAGATTTACTTTGGAACGGTGGCATTGGAACTTATATCAAATCTTCTCAAGAAACTCATGGAGAAGTTCAGGACCCCATCAATGACCACGTTCGAGTGGATGCAAAGGATCTACAAGTCAAAGTAATAGCCGAAGGAGGAAATTTAGGTTTAACCCAAAAGGCTCGCATCGAAGCTTCACAGAAAGGGATTTTACTTAACACTGATTTTATTGATAATTCTGGTGGAGTTGACATGTCCGATCATGAGGTCAATCTAAAAATCCTCTTGAATTCTCTTGTTCAAAGAAAAGTAATCAATCTCAAAAAAAGAAACGAACTTATACGAAAGTTTGAAAGCGAAATGATCAAGCGAGTTCTCTCGAATAACAAGATGAACAACATAGCTATATCCATAGAAAAAATACGACTTCAAAAAGAATCGCAACTACTTATACAATGGTTAGATTATTTGTCGAAACAAAATGTTTTATCTCATCAAGAAAATCCCAATCTTCCTCCAACAAATCCTGAAATCGCCTACATCATGGGAAGGACAAAACTTTATTTCAAAAACCATTTTTACAAAGAAAGAATTCCACTTTCTGATTTTTATATTCAATTTGCCTTAAAAAAATATTTTCCTAAAGCTCTATATGAAGAATACCTTGACTTTATCATAGAACATCCTTTGAGATATGAAATTTTCATTGCTTATTTTTTGAATCAGCTGATCAATACTTTAGGGAGTGGACATCTTTATTTCATACACCAGATGTCAAACAGACCATTTTTTGAAATCCTTCTCGAGTTTGTTCATTTTTTATATTTAACTGAATTTGATATTCTCCAGTTATACGAGAAGTTTTATTCCCTTCCGAAAGTCGAATTATATCAATTTTTGTATGAGTTAACCAAAAGAATCCTTTTAATATACTTTCATCCCATTCCTAAAGAAAAACTCATCCCCAAATCCATCAAAGATTTCAAAAATCATCTACAATCATTCCTGAAGCTCCAACCTTCGAAAAATCAAAAAGAGCACGAAAGTTTTCTATCCGCTTTTGAATTGAGTTTACTTTATGACTTTTTTGGAAATGGATTGAAATACAAAGAATTTTATGTATCAATTAATGAAAAAAGCTTACTTGAAATCAAAAACACTCTTTTAAACCTAAATATCAGAAACCATCAAGAATATAAATTTCAATACCAGATGCTTAAAACTTTTTATCAACTATTTCCGAAAATTATGCTCTACAAAAACAAAGAAAAATGGAATCATTTGATTTTAAAAACTTTTTATCAAGAACAAAAAGATTTGTTATTTATGTATAATTTATTAGCTGATATTCAAGAGCTCATTTCGAGTTGA
- a CDS encoding patatin-like phospholipase family protein, translated as MFNKPKRALILSGGGARGAYQAGVLKFLKEMNWEPDLICGTSVGAVNAVALGCGLNIEEIILLWKAIEKKKVYRVSYWKQIQYYLLEDSFVPIMDTTPLRNLLEEYFDIRKLRSSKKEIIITAVSILNSQLKFFNNHEIDIEHIMASSAIPIFFPWQYINGEPYWDGGVMANTPILPALEKGAKEIIVVLLSPVGGQRLPLPKNRKQVLERVFEQSLIGSYQAFLAQLAWQKKIRWQKGILGFIAKKLFKAEEIKIATVAPVRMLGFGSLLRFTQQQTEILLQAGYNDARYQLAEFFELTKKA; from the coding sequence ATGTTCAATAAGCCTAAAAGAGCTCTTATACTGTCAGGTGGAGGTGCGAGAGGAGCTTACCAAGCAGGAGTATTAAAATTTCTCAAAGAAATGAATTGGGAGCCTGATTTGATCTGTGGAACTTCCGTTGGGGCCGTGAATGCTGTGGCACTGGGATGTGGTTTGAACATAGAAGAAATCATTTTACTTTGGAAAGCCATAGAAAAGAAAAAAGTTTATCGAGTTTCTTATTGGAAACAAATTCAGTATTATCTTTTAGAAGATAGTTTTGTTCCCATCATGGATACAACTCCTCTGAGAAATTTATTAGAAGAATACTTTGACATACGAAAACTGCGTTCATCAAAAAAAGAGATCATCATTACTGCTGTGAGTATTTTAAATTCTCAATTAAAGTTTTTCAATAATCATGAAATTGATATAGAACATATCATGGCATCAAGCGCTATACCAATTTTTTTTCCATGGCAGTATATCAATGGAGAGCCCTATTGGGATGGCGGAGTTATGGCAAATACTCCTATTCTTCCTGCATTGGAGAAAGGAGCAAAAGAAATCATTGTGGTGTTACTTTCTCCCGTTGGAGGACAAAGACTTCCCTTACCAAAAAATAGAAAACAAGTTTTAGAGAGAGTTTTTGAACAGAGTTTGATCGGTTCATACCAAGCTTTCCTTGCTCAATTAGCATGGCAGAAAAAGATCCGATGGCAGAAAGGAATATTGGGATTTATAGCAAAAAAGTTATTCAAAGCAGAAGAAATAAAAATTGCTACTGTAGCTCCTGTTCGTATGTTGGGGTTTGGTTCTTTATTACGTTTTACACAACAACAAACAGAAATTCTATTACAAGCGGGCTATAATGATGCTCGATATCAATTGGCAGAATTTTTCGAACTCACGAAAAAGGCATAA
- a CDS encoding aminotransferase class I/II-fold pyridoxal phosphate-dependent enzyme, which translates to MFNTELIHFSAIQDPYHSLIPPIYPSSVYTFNSIEELIEFVKAKEKPRFEYGRYGNPTNRNLELTIAHLEKTEDALLVSSGMSACTIPLLTFLQSGDHIVFTSDIYLKTRFFIEKLKKFQIEYTMVFPDYEAIKQAIRPNTKIVFTELPTNPFFYIVDIEALSHYLKPRGILLIVDATLASPYNFNPITWGADIVIHSLTKYFSGQNDLIAGVIAGPKLLLDKIRETQGEIGSILPAEISYKIQRSMKTLGIRMEYLNQVALEIAEFLSKHPKVKKVYYPFLPSHPHFQLAKKYLRGGGGLITIQLEGNLETLKTFCNSFKIFKIGPSFGSSESLIDPPYIMSHWDIPENEKQLLNITETTIRLSIGLENKEDLIKDLVQALEKVKNLQ; encoded by the coding sequence ATGTTTAATACAGAGCTAATTCACTTTTCTGCTATCCAAGATCCATATCACAGTTTGATTCCACCTATTTATCCAAGTTCAGTTTATACTTTCAACTCAATTGAAGAACTAATTGAATTTGTTAAAGCCAAAGAAAAACCACGTTTCGAATATGGAAGATACGGGAACCCCACGAACAGAAATTTAGAATTAACAATCGCTCATTTAGAAAAAACTGAAGATGCTCTTCTTGTATCATCAGGAATGTCTGCATGTACAATTCCGTTATTGACATTTCTTCAATCAGGAGACCATATTGTTTTCACATCGGATATATACTTGAAGACACGATTTTTCATAGAAAAACTAAAAAAGTTTCAAATAGAATATACGATGGTTTTTCCTGATTATGAAGCTATTAAACAAGCAATTCGACCGAATACAAAAATAGTATTCACAGAACTACCAACGAATCCATTTTTTTATATCGTTGACATAGAAGCTCTAAGTCACTACCTGAAACCACGAGGAATTCTTTTAATCGTTGATGCTACTTTAGCAAGCCCTTATAACTTCAATCCGATAACCTGGGGTGCAGATATAGTTATCCATTCGTTAACAAAGTATTTTAGTGGTCAAAACGATTTGATAGCTGGAGTCATTGCAGGACCTAAACTACTTCTTGATAAAATCCGGGAAACTCAAGGGGAGATAGGATCAATCCTTCCAGCAGAAATTAGTTATAAAATTCAACGAAGTATGAAAACCTTAGGTATTCGGATGGAATATCTCAATCAAGTAGCATTAGAAATAGCAGAGTTTTTATCAAAACATCCAAAAGTAAAAAAAGTTTATTATCCTTTTCTGCCATCTCATCCTCACTTCCAGTTAGCAAAAAAATATCTAAGAGGTGGCGGTGGACTTATCACAATTCAATTAGAAGGAAATTTGGAAACGCTAAAAACTTTTTGTAATTCATTTAAAATTTTCAAAATCGGACCCAGCTTTGGTAGTTCAGAATCTTTAATTGATCCACCTTACATCATGTCTCACTGGGATATTCCCGAAAATGAAAAACAATTATTAAACATCACAGAAACCACAATACGTTTATCTATCGGATTAGAAAATAAAGAAGATTTGATAAAGGACTTAGTTCAAGCTCTGGAGAAAGTAAAAAATTTACAATAG
- a CDS encoding cupin domain-containing protein — translation MNLQEQIDYWSMKGYGDFYVWEDSPGTYYDWHTHPFDELRVVLKGSILIGTEEGQVLLKQGDYLEVPSNTRHWARTETGVSYLCGTKRNY, via the coding sequence ATGAACCTTCAAGAACAAATTGATTATTGGTCAATGAAAGGATATGGGGATTTTTATGTATGGGAAGATTCCCCTGGAACATATTATGATTGGCATACCCATCCATTCGATGAGCTTCGGGTTGTACTAAAGGGAAGCATTTTGATTGGAACGGAAGAAGGACAAGTCTTATTAAAGCAAGGGGATTACTTAGAAGTTCCATCAAATACAAGACACTGGGCAAGAACAGAAACAGGAGTATCTTATCTTTGTGGGACGAAAAGAAATTATTAA
- a CDS encoding SpoIIE family protein phosphatase gives MRIKKWRKSFAFKISLFYSFFSFILGFFALWLLFYFAEKKILQSLQKKILNIGLTGLQFFQENHYKAITKYQKIIEERIIDYEKQNKLNFPKDWNTFEIISLEEHEKLYQENDYQSVIQILRKIKAGSSETIILKDFYEQKFYDDTSKPFITFVYILNALPNQKDYNLVYFSFNTDMEELDNNNDGVISNDEELLKIGTIWNISELINIQRTFQTQKPVCDEKFYQDEWGVWLSCFIPIFDYKEQFYGVMGLDLDVRSDYNTLNKLKNLFFILSALLSIIIGITSFLIAKYITKPIVRLTEASLEIANRNFQIKELPVTTDDEIGILTKNFNFMVHEIREYSQNLEGLVQKRTKELQDSLETIKKLKIQQDGDYFLTSLLLQPLLKNWNKSQNITTEVLIKQKKEFDFKNKTHQIGGDFAITGNLRFLNEDKSIDKWIFFFIGDAMGKSLQGAGGVLTAGSIINAYIARSAEKNRILSQKPKQWLLDLSFELHSVFLKFEGSMMISAATGLINENSGELIYLNFEFPKTAVYRNNTTMFLEESLDFLNFKLGSPLQMDFRILHTFLQNQDILIVGSDGRDDILLKETQRKNEDDDLFLEIVNRAQGDLQRIYEEITKIAELTDDICLLKITYTNKRIKSNFENYKELFHNKKYEELISLYKKTKEINHIMDYYYLSYSYFKLNKYKEAIEWILPIKNYIKKEKIKKYIEILNKQNNKK, from the coding sequence ATGAGAATAAAAAAATGGAGAAAGAGTTTTGCATTTAAAATATCTTTGTTCTATAGTTTCTTTAGTTTTATTTTAGGTTTTTTTGCGTTATGGTTACTATTTTATTTTGCTGAGAAGAAAATCCTACAATCACTACAAAAGAAAATCTTAAATATTGGTCTTACAGGCTTGCAATTCTTCCAGGAAAATCATTACAAAGCTATTACTAAATATCAAAAAATCATCGAAGAAAGAATCATAGACTATGAAAAGCAAAATAAACTTAACTTTCCAAAAGATTGGAACACTTTTGAAATTATTTCTCTTGAAGAACACGAAAAACTTTATCAAGAAAACGATTACCAAAGTGTCATCCAAATTTTAAGGAAAATCAAAGCTGGAAGTTCAGAAACAATCATACTAAAAGACTTTTATGAACAAAAATTCTATGATGATACATCAAAACCTTTCATCACCTTCGTTTACATCCTGAATGCTCTTCCAAACCAGAAAGATTACAACTTAGTTTATTTTTCTTTTAACACTGATATGGAAGAATTAGATAACAACAATGATGGAGTCATTTCTAATGATGAAGAGTTATTAAAGATTGGCACAATTTGGAATATTTCAGAATTAATTAATATCCAAAGAACCTTTCAAACACAAAAACCAGTTTGTGATGAAAAATTTTATCAAGATGAATGGGGAGTTTGGCTTTCGTGCTTTATTCCAATCTTTGATTACAAAGAGCAATTCTATGGAGTCATGGGGTTGGATTTAGATGTTCGTTCGGATTATAATACCTTAAATAAATTAAAAAATCTATTTTTTATATTATCAGCATTATTAAGTATTATTATCGGAATAACTTCATTTTTAATTGCAAAATACATCACTAAACCTATCGTTCGATTAACCGAAGCGAGCTTAGAAATAGCAAATCGAAATTTTCAAATCAAAGAACTTCCTGTGACTACTGATGACGAAATTGGCATACTAACCAAAAATTTCAACTTCATGGTTCACGAAATCAGAGAATATTCACAAAACTTAGAAGGGCTTGTCCAGAAACGCACAAAAGAACTTCAAGATTCATTAGAAACCATAAAAAAACTCAAGATCCAACAAGATGGTGATTATTTCCTCACAAGCCTATTATTACAACCACTACTCAAAAACTGGAATAAAAGCCAAAATATCACTACTGAGGTCTTGATTAAACAAAAAAAAGAATTCGACTTTAAAAATAAAACCCATCAAATCGGTGGTGATTTTGCCATTACGGGGAATCTACGTTTCTTGAATGAAGATAAAAGCATCGATAAGTGGATCTTTTTCTTTATTGGAGATGCTATGGGGAAGTCTTTACAAGGAGCTGGTGGAGTCCTCACTGCTGGTTCTATCATCAATGCCTATATCGCCAGATCAGCAGAGAAAAATCGCATTTTATCGCAAAAACCAAAACAATGGCTCTTGGATTTGAGTTTTGAATTACATTCTGTGTTTTTGAAATTCGAAGGAAGCATGATGATAAGTGCAGCTACAGGGCTTATCAATGAAAATAGTGGTGAACTGATCTATTTAAATTTTGAATTCCCTAAAACTGCCGTTTATCGAAATAATACAACTATGTTTTTGGAAGAAAGTTTAGATTTTTTAAATTTCAAATTAGGTTCACCACTTCAAATGGACTTTCGAATACTTCATACGTTTCTACAAAATCAAGATATCTTGATTGTAGGTTCGGACGGAAGAGATGATATATTACTAAAAGAGACCCAAAGAAAAAATGAAGACGATGATTTATTTTTGGAAATTGTCAATCGTGCACAAGGAGATCTGCAAAGAATTTATGAAGAAATAACGAAAATAGCTGAATTAACGGATGACATATGTTTATTAAAAATTACATACACAAACAAAAGAATAAAAAGCAATTTCGAAAACTACAAAGAATTATTCCACAACAAAAAATACGAAGAACTCATATCTTTGTATAAAAAAACAAAAGAAATTAATCACATTATGGATTATTACTATCTTTCATATTCTTACTTCAAATTAAACAAATACAAAGAAGCCATAGAATGGATATTACCCATAAAAAACTACATCAAAAAAGAAAAAATCAAAAAATACATCGAAATTCTGAACAAACAAAACAATAAAAAATAA
- a CDS encoding methyl-accepting chemotaxis protein yields MNSLITQIKENSEKLQKTFDFLQDISKKVSLLALNASIEAAKAGSQGKAFEVIADEISQLSNTINVNLKQIKETIQNNKDTSTQAIESISQTSHGYNRILVNTNTIQEVIEELVSSKDHIQKLNENTDDVLKQLEEMFEYLKIHMQENVENIQNVNIKAINITLKIIPILDLIEQLKTIEENSKQNILKLNTLLNQFELDNKS; encoded by the coding sequence TTGAATTCATTAATCACACAGATCAAAGAAAACTCAGAAAAATTACAAAAGACCTTTGATTTTCTCCAAGATATTTCCAAAAAAGTTAGCTTACTAGCTCTGAATGCTTCAATCGAAGCTGCGAAAGCTGGAAGCCAAGGAAAGGCTTTTGAAGTAATAGCTGATGAAATTTCTCAACTATCAAACACCATAAACGTAAACTTAAAGCAAATCAAGGAAACCATACAAAACAATAAAGACACAAGTACTCAAGCCATTGAAAGTATTTCTCAAACCAGTCATGGATATAATCGCATCCTGGTAAATACAAATACTATACAAGAGGTAATTGAAGAGTTAGTATCATCTAAAGACCATATTCAAAAACTCAATGAAAATACAGATGATGTTCTAAAACAATTAGAAGAAATGTTTGAATACTTAAAAATCCACATGCAAGAAAACGTAGAAAACATACAAAATGTGAATATAAAAGCCATAAATATTACATTAAAAATCATTCCTATCTTAGATTTGATTGAGCAGTTGAAAACCATCGAAGAAAACTCCAAACAAAATATTTTAAAATTGAATACTCTTCTAAATCAATTTGAGTTGGATAATAAAAGTTAA